A single Curtobacterium sp. MCSS17_015 DNA region contains:
- a CDS encoding ParA family protein, whose translation MFHVKHRPGKRHSLSSSTDYDASTPLAREIADLNRRRRAIAMQQFPLPEKTRVFTVSNQKGGVGKTTTTVNLAAALAHGGARVLVIDLDPQGNASTALGIDHQAEVASIYDVIVDEAPMADTVQRSPESETLWCVPATIHLAGAEIELVSLVAREQRLRTALDEYLASVEEPFHYVFIDCPPSLGLLTINAFVAAKEVLIPIQCEYYALEGLSQLLRNIELIERHLNPHLAVSTILLTMYDGRTNLANQVANEVRTHFGDQVLQAMIPRSVRVSEAPSYGQSVVSYDVNSTGSLSYLEAAAEIAERGAKA comes from the coding sequence ATGTTCCACGTGAAACACAGACCGGGGAAGAGGCACTCGTTGAGTTCGTCCACTGACTACGACGCGTCGACACCTCTCGCCCGGGAGATCGCCGATCTCAACCGGCGCCGACGAGCGATCGCGATGCAGCAGTTCCCGCTGCCGGAGAAGACCCGTGTCTTCACGGTGTCGAACCAGAAGGGTGGCGTCGGGAAGACGACCACCACGGTCAACCTCGCTGCGGCGCTCGCTCACGGCGGCGCACGGGTGCTCGTGATCGATCTCGATCCGCAGGGGAACGCTTCCACCGCCCTGGGCATCGACCACCAGGCCGAGGTGGCGAGCATCTACGACGTCATCGTCGACGAGGCTCCCATGGCGGACACGGTCCAGCGATCCCCCGAGTCCGAGACGCTGTGGTGCGTGCCTGCGACGATCCACCTCGCAGGCGCGGAGATCGAACTCGTCTCGCTCGTCGCCCGGGAGCAGCGGCTGCGCACCGCCCTCGACGAGTACCTCGCCTCCGTCGAGGAGCCGTTCCACTACGTCTTCATCGACTGCCCGCCGTCGCTCGGTCTCCTCACGATCAACGCCTTCGTCGCGGCCAAGGAGGTGCTCATCCCGATCCAGTGCGAGTACTACGCACTCGAGGGATTGAGCCAGCTCCTTCGGAACATCGAACTCATCGAGCGGCACCTCAACCCTCATTTGGCCGTGTCGACGATCCTGCTCACGATGTACGACGGCCGGACCAACCTGGCCAATCAGGTCGCCAACGAAGTGCGGACACACTTCGGTGATCAGGTCCTGCAAGCGATGATCCCGAGGTCCGTCCGAGTGAGCGAAGCGCCGAGCTACGGACAGAGCGTGGTGTCGTACGACGTCAACTCCACCGGCTCGCTCTCCTACCTGGAGGCGGCGGCCGAGATTGCAGAACGAGGAGCGAAGGCCTGA